One Xyrauchen texanus isolate HMW12.3.18 chromosome 26, RBS_HiC_50CHRs, whole genome shotgun sequence genomic window, TGCAAAAGTCTTAAAACAGGGGAGTGTGTTGGATATACTTAAGGGACCTGGTAAGATTCGCTCTTGTCATTTAaatcttgtttgtttgttgaagtggtggttcacccataaatgaaaatgaggtaatttactccccctcatagTTTTCCAAGCCTGTGGCTCACTAAATTCTGCTCACTAGCCTCAGTCTTAATTCACTTTTATCACACCTATTTTTTTCCAcaatacaatataagtgaatgatTACTAGGCTTGGGATTaatgcctttttcacacatcgattatctgaagattttccagatggttattgaaatatattgtgatttttgttttatttttttccagataTAAATAGGGTTTCTCGATGCATtatagtctttgtctcttcagacatatttctcaacacaactttggtaaagtgtgagtggcagggTAAATCAAAGGGGGTTGCACACCGGTTATTTTCTACAAAGGAACGCACATCACCAACGCTCGGCGTCAACATTCTGAAGTGCCACGGAGTGCAACTCGcgtagttttccattaaattcgacacATCACTATCAAAGGACAAACATTATTTACtgtagccatcactggatgatctaTTGAGAACatgtatctttcatagagcctattttcagttacaagtatgttgttttgtgatttgacagcttgaatgaaagacctattaaAGGCTACTGAACAAagtgaaattgcataataaatgtcacTATTTCTAATCGAGATTGCACAGTTTCACCAGTTTCAATAACCTGCAGAACTCCTCAACTTcactgttcattcttgaagtacaaaaacctttataACTTTGGACTACCATGTCCTGCGCCATTTCAGCTCCTGCGCCGCTTCAGCTCAGTGTGTGTGATACaggttatatcaccctcttgtgttCTCCCAACTGTTAAACAGAAGCCAACTGAGacaattggaaagcacacaaattaagcttctaatttaaataattcggcttattttaaaatatcgatgcctcaaaaatatatagataaaataaGGTGCTGATCAGTAatctatattttatgacatccctaatgatgtctgaggcaaacattctgcctgaaatctttatttgtgttccacagaagaaagtcaatcttattttttgtaaaaatattaacatttttgggtttaATGTCTCTTTAATGTATTGAAAACGAAGGTTTAAAAGGATTTGCCCTGAAAACATGTTTCTCttgcatgcatttatttttgctttttgtatttattctgtaGGATTTTCATCCCCTGCTCAGAGCTCAGCTGACAAACCCTTACAGACCGCATCATTGATGCAGAGTACAACCTCTGCCCCTCTTTCTGGTTTTGGTGACAAGTTTAGACCTCCTGCAGGTTCATGGAGCTGTGGTACTTGCCTGTTGCAAAACAAGTCCTCAGACAAAAAATGTGTGGCTTGTCTCGCACCACAACTCATTACAGACTCTGCCTCTAAATTGAACAGTAAACCTGCAGAGACCTCTGCAAGCATCAGTTCGCTCTTTGCCCCTCCAGTTGGTAGCTGGGATTGTGACACATGTCTGGTCAGGAACAAAACAGAAGTGGTTAAATGCGTAGCTTGTGACACAGCCAAACCTGGGATTGGAGTGAAATCCAGCCTGACTTTACCGACTGTCTCTGAGACCTCCACCCTCTCTTCTGCCCCCTCTGCCTCTTCTTTAAGCACCACTTCTTCTACAGCAACTGGACTGTTAGGATTTGGGGACAAATTTAAGAAGCCAGAGGGGGCTTGGGATTGTGATGTGTGTTGTGTTCAAAACAAGGCACAGGATATGAAATGTGTGTCCTGTCAGACCCCTAAACCAGGTAAAGGTTCAGTGTTGCAGTCATTGTAGTCGAATTAAAAACGCACAATGTAACAAACCTGCAAATTATAATCACAGCAGCTTTCTGATATATGCTTGTTTTTCGGCTTCCTAATGGGATTTGGAAAAAGGTTGTGTTCTGCGATTTGTTATGAAATGAAAGCGGGGAAAGAGAATAAAACTTCTGTAGTAAACCAAGATCTGAGTAGTTTTGAACTGATGTAGAAATTTTAGCTGATAGAATAGGACACAGCAGTAATGcctttattaaaatgtacagCAGAAAATATCAGTAACTGTTTAGGAATTTTGACCTCATGCAGAAAATAGGAATATACAGTTAGAATTGGGAAGGAAAAAATAGGTCCTGATATTATATTGCCTGATTTCCTTAGTTTGAATTCAATGTTGATATTTAAACTAATGCTAATATTTGTTGATTCTAAAATGGTAACTATTATCTTGTGCATTTCCTCCTTTGCTTATTACAGGAGCTGTAGCTACAACTTCAGCGGTCCTGACTCCTGCCCCTGCACCTGCAAGCACTGTTGCACCTTTGATAGGATTCGGAGACAAGTTCAAGAAACCTGAAGGTTGCTGGGAGTGCGAGGTGTGCTGTGTTCAGAATAAGGCTGAGGACCAGcagtgtgtggcctgccagtcaGCAAAACCAGGAGCTAAAATAGAGTCCAAAGGTAAAGTGCCTTGTAATCATATTTCCAGAAGTCATTTCAGGCCTTTTCTGCACCGTTCAGCTTTAGTGTTATTGTTGTAGCTTGTAGCATGCTGATGACCAGTGTTCTTGCTGTGTTTCAGGTTTTAGTTCTTCCTTTGGCGTTCAGTCCAACAGTACAAACTCATCTGGTTTCAAGTTTGGTACCAGCTCTACGGACTCAACCTCTGCTGGACTAAAGTTTGGGGGCACTTTTTCAGATACTACTTCCACCACAGGGGGATTTCAATTTGCATTTGGGTCCTCTAGTGACTCCACCTCAAATTCAGGGTCTTTTAAATTTGAAGGCTCATCCTCTGTTGCCTCTTCTGGTCGAAACAAAGTTGGTAGTACCTCCTCAGAAACTACATCAACAAGCACAAATTCATCAGGGGGCTTTACATTTGGTAGTTCTTTGGCCAAAACTCCTGCATTTACAAGTGAAGAGAAGAAGGCTGAGTCTCAGGATTCTAGTGCAGTTAAATTTTGTGGCAGCGGTGGAATCACCTTTGGCTCTCAAGCTGCTGGCTCTGAAAACTCTGGATTTTCATTTGGAGATAAACCTATTGAGAAAATAAGTTCTAATTCATCATTTAGTTTCTCAGTGCCAGAGTCCAAGGCAGAGAAAGATGATGTTCCTCCTCCCTCAGAAAcagttacaacaacaacaacaggaaaCACCATCCCTGTTTTTGGAAAAGTAGCTGAATCTTCTCCAGCTGCCCCAAAGTTTGGGGAACCAGCAGCAAAAGAGCCAACACAGGTGTCGTCTACCTTCACCTTTGGAAAACCAGAAGAGAAAAAAGATTCCTCAATGCCCTCTGGTACATTCTTATTCAATGCTGCCAAGGAAGCGGAGATATCAACGCCATCCTTGGGCTTCTCTTTCAGCAAGCTGGACCCTCCAAAAGACCTCCCCAACTCTACTTTTGCGTTTGGTAAATCTGCTGAATCAACAGAATCCCCAAAGCCATCATTCGGTTTTGTACAGAGTGTTGCAGGTAAGTGATATCATCTGTTTAGTGCTTTTTCTTAGATCTGGATTTGCATTGggtttaaaaggatagttaacccaaaaacaaACTAACCTTTTCGCACTTGAGTTTCTCCGGTACATACTGTCCTCCCAGCGCAAGTTCTTTATTGCgcactgtaattaaaataaatcttatcTAACACATCACAGTGGGTGCACTGAAAGTCATATTATATATAATCCAaaatataatgtggtttttagatTTTTACAATGACTGATTATGGTAGATAAGGTGCGAATGCACTTGCAAGATGGGATTCTGAGTTTGTATTGTCATAGAAGCACACATTAAAAGGAGTAGCATTGAAGGTTCTAAAAACCTAGCCCTTCCACTCTTCTAGCGCCGGAAGTGGTTGTGAAAGAcggaatgggagaaggctcgagtggattgactagtttgtatattctttgacatcagaaaacatggccgcaGAGCTGCATCAAAACATGTGCTCCGACATTAACGGAtatacttttatttagtgattgttttaatgtttataacacctaaaaataaagatattgtggtTTTGAAAAGACCATTTGAGCAGCTGGTTTATTATGACAAATGCTTCAGTCATTATGACAATCGACTTTTGCTGGTAAACAGAAGCATGAATGAATGCAGAGGTTTGATCGTACACGCTAAAGGGTTAATTCAATAACCCTCATTTAcccttgttccaaacccatatgacttctctttgataagaaaaacaaaataagatgttaggcagcatgttaTCCACCAATTACTTTCAATGcttctttttaatacattgaaTGTAAATAGTGACTGAAGCTGTTATTCTGCTTTGCAtttgtcatacaggtttggaacaatataagggtgagaaaatgactgttagaattttcacttttgggtgaacggtTTAATAAATGTAGTAAAATTTGTCTATttgattttgtaatttttcagACACCTCTGCTCCAAAGCCAACTTTTGGCTTCATGGCCAACTCTTCAAGCACCCCTGCTTCCTCCAGTTCCATCCCCAGCCTTTTTGGCAACCCCACTACCTCTTCTCTGGCCCCCACCCCTCCTCCAACAAGTACCTTTATATTTGGCCAGAGTTCCTCCTCTGAACCTATCCCAGCAAAGACTTTTATGTTTGGACAGCAACAGGGCAGCCTGCCTGCACCTCCCGCGGCACCTTCTGCTGCACCTGCCCCAGCGCAACCTTTCCAATTCGGCTCAGGCTCAAACTCTACCACCCCTGCTTTCACTTTTGGTGCTGCCGCGTCCTCCATGCCAACCTCTGCTGGTTAGTTTACCACCAAATATTCCATTCTGTGTGATGTGCTTCTAACAAATGGATGTCATAACTATAACATTTACATAGTTCCCATGGTCATAGAAAATCTTCTTTTTTCTATGTgtgttaatttccatgacttttctaggATTTCAGATGTCTAAAATATTAGTTTAGATGTCGCTTTTTCGAAGAGAAACCATTGTGATGTGTAATTTGTGAATGAGTTCAGACTAATTTGGGAACCAGTTTGAGTGATTAATTGCTTGGAACCAACTCAAAATAGTGATTCATTATTGAATCAGTCTGTATTTGAatgattttcaaaaaaacatgcaGGATTTTTCACCAACAATTTGAAAGATCATGGAGATTCATTGGGCAAAAAAGCATGTTGCTTGCATGTCCCTTGCGTGTTGttctgggaagaaaaaaaaaagaacgacATTGAAATAAATATCACaatgatttgttttattgtaCACATTGCTTTTGTCTCTTTCAGCTCCTGCTCCCTCTGCCAACCCTTCCCCATTTGTCTTCAGTTCTGCCACACCCTCATCTGGCTTTGGCTCTGGCCAGACCACCATCTTTGGACAGGGCACATCTCAGACCAACGCTCCTGCATTTGGGTCAGCAATACCGTCATTCCCAGCCACAGCATCCCCTGCCTTCGGAGCCAAGCCCAGTTCTGCCCCTGTATTTGGCCAGCAAGCCAACCCTGCACCTACATTTGGATCTGCTGCTGCTGCATCCACAGGCCAAGGTTGGTGTCCTTGCTCTTATTGTCTTGAAACGAAGAGAATTTAttggaaatgtacattttataaataacaatttaaaaaaaaaaaaaaaaaaaaaaatatctgttaatgtttttaaaagttcaaaTCTAGAAGATGGCTACAACTAGGTTCATCAGATGGgcgaggaggaggtgggaaccagctaaacagtcaacacaaaactttaaaaacaaactgaactcaaacataaactgcaaaacaaagatgtgcgtgcacacacagctttgtgcatctctctctctctggctcatCCTTATACTCCTTCCAGCTGATTACGATGATTCAGCGCCACTCTCTTGCCTCTCCGGCTCGTCCTTATCCCCCTTCCGGCTGATTACGATTTTTCAGAGCCGGGCGTATGTCTTCAAGGCCCGGCCATGcccccctcctcgtcacaatgTCTTCCTTTGGTGTATTGGGGGGGCATTCAGCTGGGACCTGGCCATACGATCATATATTGTTATCTTGGTCATGTTACGATATGTTGGTATTCTGTTTAGTTGAACAGAATTCTTAATATTGCAATCTTTAATTTTTCTCTATCATCTGCATTGGTCATCGGTACTTGGCTCAACTGTCTTTCTGTTGAGTGTGGGTTTTGGTAAATATCATTTTTCTACTTTTTAGACCTggtgccacagtacttttttgctTCTCTTAGACTTGCCTTAAATAGTTTTTATTctatcttttctttaaaaaaaataaaaatgtcagaattttaataaattataattgatGCTGTGTCTTGAggtaaaatattgcaataattaTTCTCAAACAATCATGATATCCAGTAAAACCATCCAATCGCTAGGGGTGTAAATCGCAAGTTTCATTATGATACGATCTTGTATCATCACTTTTAGCCAGCGATCCGTTTGCCAATACCTCAAAGTCTGCCTGCATACGATATCGATTCAGGGGCCTATGatatatattacgatattatgtgcctattttacgcAGTTATTACAGCGCTtagctttttccacattttgttatgttacagccttattccaaaatgtattacattcattattattctacaaacaatagcccttaatgacaatgtgaaaaaagtttgtttgaaatctttgcaaatgtactaaagatttttttcgttttttattttttataaatttgcaaagatttcaaacaaacttcttacaTGTTGTcatttatggggtattgtttgtagaatgttgaggaaaataatgaatttaatccattttggaatataGTCAGGGGGCCAATTCTGAAAAGGGCTTCTGTTAAGACTTTTATGGACATGTTTTGGTACAAGCTGTCACCCTATTTTTTTAGTTAGAAGATACCCATAGGTAAGATATTAGGGTGGTTGTcaagctgaatttttttttttttgtgacttgtACAAGCAATTTCAGGCCAATTTTTTGGTTTCCTGCTCAACACAACATGCCAACAATAAATGTTGAATATCTCCACAACCCCAAGGACCATATACATAAAAATGGTATCAAATGAAAGCCAACACTCATGGGATGTCTGCTGACGTGTCAGAATGAACATTTATTGTACAGTGTAAGAGACAACAGAACTAGAACATGAAAAAACAATCTCCGCATAAAGCGAACCAGTTTTCAAAGTGAATATCAGCTTGGAAACATAACATAGTATCCCAAAACCTCTATCAATCAGTACCCCTATATATGGGAATGAGTCAAGCCAAGTTTAAAGCTTGTAGGGAGAGAGAGTGCAATGCTGCACAAGTTATAATAGTTTAATGTCATGGTGGAAATGTAGAACTGTAGATGGTGGTCTATGATGCTATTTGACTGGTCTTTGGCGGTCTATGGTgctatttgatttgattaatgtAACGGGTTGtaacacaaattatatttaattgacaTATCACTATAGTTATTATTTCCATCCTAACATAACTGCTCTCTCACTTCTTTAGGGTTAGTAACTAGTTAGTAGTAATAACTATGTAATAGTCGTATGGCAAAGGTATGTTTTTCCCCATCAAAGCAGTGGCACTCAGGTAGGCAGCCAACCAAAGGCACCCAGGGACCATGTCCATGAGCGCAATCTGAGTCCTGGTTAGGGACACAAAAGAAGAATTTACTGTTTTGATAATGAATACCATCCAAATACAAAACATGCATTCATGCATCCAAGGGCATAATATAAATCTAATCTACAAAACAGGAAAAACAATATCATGCCAAATAATCTGAAACAATATAGTTGCATATAATGTGGCTAAACTCAATAATAATGATGTGAGTACCTGAGTATTCTTGCACCAAGCTGCACAGGCACACCCACATGCCCCACCGCAAAATATTCCACTTTTTCGACATTGACACTGCCTGGTACTGCATTGACATCCACTTTCCTTGCATCCACATATCGTCAGCTCCAAGCACCTGGCCTGTACAGGTTCTTTGGTTAAAAGCTGGGGGACAAGCATTCCATCCTTCATGTGCCAACCACAACTGGTTGGTGAGGGCAACTGTGGATTGGGTCACTAGTGACTGTTTCCAAACCTTTGTTTGATAGTGGGCCCTCATGAGGTGCAGAGACAAGGCATCCTGAGTTGGTGGTAAAGTATCCACATTGGCTTTCACTTTCCGAAACAGAGCACAGCGAACATCATGGATTGAAGTGCTGGTCGTTTTTGGATCATACAGTTTGCAGACAAACTGTTCTGCTGAGGATATAATAGCTGGACTTGGTACTTCATCCTCACCAAAGTTGTGGAGAAGATGAGGGCACTGCTGGAACACTTTCCACGCCGTCCTTTTTCCTATTCCAGTGAATTGACTGGTAGTGTCACATCCAGTGATAGCATGAAATACCAACAGACCATCCAGAATctcatttgacattttaatatcATGCACTTTAATGTAGCGTGGTTTCTTGGCAGTTCCTGCTTTCATCCAAATTTCTGGGCTCAGCAGGTGTGCAAACACAAGAAGCAACGACAGTACATCTGTGTCTCTGCACTGAATGATGAGCCTCTCATACCCTTTGGTTGTGGCATCAACAGCATGTAGCAATATGCGAGTATCTGCTTCTTCATGTGCAGCCCGTAGGTGGGAAACATCAATCCCAGCTGCCGTTGCCACTTTTTCAGCATCATCAAATCCCCCACTTATTACAATTTCAAGACCATACTGAATGACGTGCCTTTCAAGTTCAATTGAAATGAATTGTGTCAGGTTGGCCTTGTTTTCATCCATTTCAATGAAACTATTCCAGTTAGCTGGCATCTTTACATCATTACTTACAATGGTGCGAATTTTTCGCTGCGTGGTGCTGCGCTTTGCTCTTGTTCCACCCTTTATGGAGTTTTGTAGGTACTGATCAAAGACTAGATCCACTCTAGTAATGTTCCCATGTAGATTGCCAGTCACTTTCTGTATGAAAATGTCAGCATAATCCCCAAAGGTTGATGCATTTGGAGGTTTTCCTATTGCTCTTACTAAAGCCATCCCATCAATGATCGTAGCGTGTTCTCACAAGAGATGGACTTAGCCCTGTCTCTTTTGCACCAGCTTGTAGTATGGTGGCTAAGTCAGCTTTGCTAGTAGGTCTGAGCACTGACTCTGTTGTGGCAAGTGAAAGGGGACTCATGCACAGATCTTCTTGGAGAAGCCCATCTATGTTAACCTCTCTGCCACTGTCCATGGATACAATGATGCGACGGAAAATATCCCTGTCAGGCTTCACACACTTGGATTTGAGTTTTCCAAGTTTGCTGTCTGTTCTGTAAAGATTTGAGAATGTTTTGAGTTTTCTCTTAGTGAGGCTGTTATGGAAGTTTGTGTTCATTGTGCTCATTCTTTTTTTCACCAGCTCAGTTACCATTTGTTTCCCAGACTCTGCAGCATGTGTTAGGTCATTcagtatatcttctgaagcaacatCACCGGTTGTCAAAGACACCAACTCATACATATTCTCCAGTTGGAAGACATGGTATCTCTGGAATTGGTCTACAAGTTGAATGACATCCTCATTATCCCTTCTGAGTCTTGATGGAAGGCAGTCTTTGTGGTTGTCTTCGTCATCTTCATCATGTGTGAGTCCAAACAGGGATCTAGTGTCCTGTGCTAAAGATGCACATTCATTGTAGGTGATGGACCAACGGTTTCTAGCTGTCTCATTTCGAGTGATGCCTACCAATCCTTCAGCAACCTTTCCAGTTTTGTTGATGTGCTCAAGGCAAAGATCAAATGGCACCTTGTTGAAGTTATGTTTGGCCTCTTTGGCTACAAAATCGCCATCTAGGAAGCCCTGGTAGACCCGTGGTGCCGTCTGTGCCAGATGTTCCATGTCTGCTATGAATACAGCACCCCGTCTTGTGTAGTGGGTGTGATCATATGCAGCAAACCAGGGCATCATGCTCTTGAAGGCCGACATGTAAAGCTTCCAGTCACCACATCTCAGTGCCTGTGTGAATGCCAGGAGAATAGACACAAGGTCCATGTATTGTCGCCAGAAGGTAAATGTTGGTTTGTCTTCATTAGCCTTGTCAAACTCAGCAAGGAGATCTTGAACCTCTCCAACTTTCAGAACAAGATCTTCATAGCATGCTGCAGCTGCCTCAATTTCTCCACATTGTATGTGTTCGGAGAGTGCGTCTGCCAACTCAAAGCAACTGTTGTCTATTGTGCTATCATTGTCATCCACCCATTGCAGAAAGGTTGGCCACAGTATTCTCCAAAGTGCTTCAAAGGCAAGTTTGTGTGCACGGGCTACACGGTTCCACCCCTTTCCCTTCATGATGTTTTCAGCTGTGTTCTTTCCGAACACACCACTTTCCTCAAGAATGTCCCTAAGTCCAGAATCAGCAAGATGCTGTCCAATGACCATTGAAAAGTTCATCTGCACATGAAAGCCACCCAAGAGAATAATAATATCCTCACACTCTTTTTGGTGGTGCCACTGAAGCATCTTTGCTTTGCAGTAGAGCTGCTCATCAAAGGTTATGATTGTGTACCTTTGGCCCAGTTTTGTAGTCATTTTGTGGCAGTTCTGTAACACTGTCCAGATTGTGTCATAGTCATGTGCTGGAGAATTTATGATAGGCATCATTCCAGCGACTGTTTTTTGGTGATCTGATTTTGACACAAGGTGGTTGAAGGTGGGGAAGTATAGCTAGTTGGAAAACAGTTTAGCTTACCTGTTTCTGGCAACATTTGATGGTAGAATGGTAGAATCTTGAGGTAAATGTTTGTGTAGACAAATAGACCAAGTTAAtctgttgtgtgattgtgtgattcaCTCCTTTATAAAGTTTTGTTCAGACTGTTGACACCTGCTGTGATCATCTTCTCTGGATCTGCTGCCTCATGccaaatcacagctgtgctgacaCAACAGTGCAGGGACACTGTGGTGTGATACTCTTGTGgtatttattgattattattttttaatgatcATGCTTGCACATAAATTGGATTATATTACACATTTGCCCAAAATGACAGTAGGTAACATGGAAGAAAATGGAAGCACTTTGGAAAAAAATCCGCTTTTACCACTTTTAAGAATATAGTgttaaaatggacaaaaaaaaaatttctaagCTGACAACCTGGCTAGAACACATGTTGAGGGGTTAAATATTAATACTGGATAGGTTGTATGCTTGTACCAAAAAGTGTCCGACAAAGTTTTAATATCAGTTTTGGCCCCCTGACTAATAAGGCTgtaactagggctgcacgatttggacaaagtcatattgcgattattttgagaaatattgcgatttgaactgtgactatgatggtaatgttttccacatgttgaactgcaaaaaggctactggagTTTTCACACTTAAACCCTCTTTAAAAGAAACacagaccttttttcagttcaaccacaaacaaataaatataaacagtgaaacaaatattcttcatatccaaatgttaccatccaccatgtacctgcgcattttgtgatagggtctcagcccactaatcatcattagaaatttgaaaatattcaaacttgaatattagggatgctgaaatcaggattttaacatccgatatcgatctccaattttcttttaatCTCATCAATCGacgctgatcatttaactttttatcagtagctctgtcaaaactggttatatttaagctttctgctcaatgtcactgttaactaaatttccctgttTCCCTCTTGATCCCTGTCCccaaccatagttgttgcctagtttttgctgtcaaaaataatgttggttgattgaattattcagtatacacaaaatataattttaaaatataaatgttactctttattccaagccttaaaaactagtaggcttatacaaactattctttactgtatatttatgatGGCTTAATGAAaaaggcttaatgtcaaactgaagttgaactgttaacccattggtgtaattcaatttaaagaaattaaaaaaaaaaatcattattttattatatttaatttatttattcaatgtattatattatagtaactcaatatttgataatttattatatgtaccttccttttcattttgttggatgttggtaatattagttccgctttcacttgtttccgtggggagtgtaataagggtgaCAAGCTCTCTCGTgaagtaaacaaatgacaggagactgGAGGAAGAGAAGTTCCTGGACagtacaggtgttactgttaatgctgtttgcacagcaa contains:
- the LOC127620086 gene encoding nuclear pore complex protein Nup153-like isoform X2, whose translation is MAATGGGKIRSRRYHIASKPYAKGKQQPGLISRVTDTVKSIVPSWLHKYFKNGEVAEGEGAAVRVEQNNVAPPPNGNDDAAPHPDGQDSPEPSTSNTEPSTSRASLNFQDALSRPPLNRTHLHFSSLDGSPALGGSSFLFSQPSTSTAPFSGSPFAVTSNFSLVKEIKDSSSQHEDDNISTTSGFSSRASDKDVPTSKTVPLLWSPETERIHSGSQQSQSGIKKPAFNLSVFGTSPSSVLNSSVLNSSVLNSSQLGDSPFYPGKTTYGGASAIRTARTRPATPYQPPVRRQIKAKPAGVHPCGVTSATARRILQSLERMSSPLADAKRIPSSVSSPLSTSLNHTDLDISNFQSKRKRLESSVPPVQKLVVPAAAAVSGNRSISFRPSLTPGGVNRVVEKTNIVTPVRQSPLVSEQASPPSTSSLIFPMSSTPAASSSGSGGGKMKRERTARPSTKRPDDEVAEEPVLPPASLPSNFTLPTFNFSSPPPNSLASATTSLKTVSEGPAAIKELAAPSTPPSVPFIFSSPIVKATAASPPSFSPSSGFTFSAPTMKTVPSFANGKITPTVAPVKSAASEEKEFEGPFKPAKVLKQGSVLDILKGPGFSSPAQSSADKPLQTASLMQSTTSAPLSGFGDKFRPPAGSWSCGTCLLQNKSSDKKCVACLAPQLITDSASKLNSKPAETSASISSLFAPPVGSWDCDTCLVRNKTEVVKCVACDTAKPGIGVKSSLTLPTVSETSTLSSAPSASSLSTTSSTATGLLGFGDKFKKPEGAWDCDVCCVQNKAQDMKCVSCQTPKPGAVATTSAVLTPAPAPASTVAPLIGFGDKFKKPEGCWECEVCCVQNKAEDQQCVACQSAKPGAKIESKGFSSSFGVQSNSTNSSGFKFGTSSTDSTSAGLKFGGTFSDTTSTTGGFQFAFGSSSDSTSNSGSFKFEGSSSVASSGRNKVGSTSSETTSTSTNSSGGFTFGSSLAKTPAFTSEEKKAESQDSSAVKFCGSGGITFGSQAAGSENSGFSFGDKPIEKISSNSSFSFSVPESKAEKDDVPPPSETVTTTTTGNTIPVFGKVAESSPAAPKFGEPAAKEPTQVSSTFTFGKPEEKKDSSMPSGTFLFNAAKEAEISTPSLGFSFSKLDPPKDLPNSTFAFGKSAESTESPKPSFGFVQSVADTSAPKPTFGFMANSSSTPASSSSIPSLFGNPTTSSLAPTPPPTSTFIFGQSSSSEPIPAKTFMFGQQQGSLPAPPAAPSAAPAPAQPFQFGSGSNSTTPAFTFGAAASSMPTSAAPAPSANPSPFVFSSATPSSGFGSGQTTIFGQGTSQTNAPAFGSAIPSFPATASPAFGAKPSSAPVFGQQANPAPTFGSAAAASTGQGGFQFGSTGGFGSSGSSSGVFGFGAGAGSAAPATPAVSPAMSTLNAPTGGFSFGQTPSFNIGSANSSFTATPSGQNSIAGRKIKTAVRRRK
- the LOC127620086 gene encoding nuclear pore complex protein Nup153-like isoform X1 is translated as MAATGGGKIRSRRYHIASKPYAKGKQQPGLISRVTDTVKSIVPSWLHKYFKNGEVAEGEGAAVRVEQNNVAPPPNGNDDAAPHPDGQDSPEPSTSNTEPSTSRASLNFQDALSRPPLNRTHLHFSSLDGSPALGGSSFLFSQPSTSTAPFSGSPFAVTSNFSLVKEIKDSSSQHEDDNISTTSGFSSRASDKDVPTSKTVPLLWSPETERIHSGSQQSQSGIKKPAFNLSVFGTSPSSVLNSSVLNSSVLNSSQLGDSPFYPGKTTYGGASAIRTARTRPATPYQPPVRRQIKAKPAGVHPCGVTSATARRILQSLERMSSPLADAKRIPSSVSSPLSTSLNHTDLDISNFQSKRKRVILESSVPPVQKLVVPAAAAVSGNRSISFRPSLTPGGVNRVVEKTNIVTPVRQSPLVSEQASPPSTSSLIFPMSSTPAASSSGSGGGKMKRERTARPSTKRPDDEVAEEPVLPPASLPSNFTLPTFNFSSPPPNSLASATTSLKTVSEGPAAIKELAAPSTPPSVPFIFSSPIVKATAASPPSFSPSSGFTFSAPTMKTVPSFANGKITPTVAPVKSAASEEKEFEGPFKPAKVLKQGSVLDILKGPGFSSPAQSSADKPLQTASLMQSTTSAPLSGFGDKFRPPAGSWSCGTCLLQNKSSDKKCVACLAPQLITDSASKLNSKPAETSASISSLFAPPVGSWDCDTCLVRNKTEVVKCVACDTAKPGIGVKSSLTLPTVSETSTLSSAPSASSLSTTSSTATGLLGFGDKFKKPEGAWDCDVCCVQNKAQDMKCVSCQTPKPGAVATTSAVLTPAPAPASTVAPLIGFGDKFKKPEGCWECEVCCVQNKAEDQQCVACQSAKPGAKIESKGFSSSFGVQSNSTNSSGFKFGTSSTDSTSAGLKFGGTFSDTTSTTGGFQFAFGSSSDSTSNSGSFKFEGSSSVASSGRNKVGSTSSETTSTSTNSSGGFTFGSSLAKTPAFTSEEKKAESQDSSAVKFCGSGGITFGSQAAGSENSGFSFGDKPIEKISSNSSFSFSVPESKAEKDDVPPPSETVTTTTTGNTIPVFGKVAESSPAAPKFGEPAAKEPTQVSSTFTFGKPEEKKDSSMPSGTFLFNAAKEAEISTPSLGFSFSKLDPPKDLPNSTFAFGKSAESTESPKPSFGFVQSVADTSAPKPTFGFMANSSSTPASSSSIPSLFGNPTTSSLAPTPPPTSTFIFGQSSSSEPIPAKTFMFGQQQGSLPAPPAAPSAAPAPAQPFQFGSGSNSTTPAFTFGAAASSMPTSAAPAPSANPSPFVFSSATPSSGFGSGQTTIFGQGTSQTNAPAFGSAIPSFPATASPAFGAKPSSAPVFGQQANPAPTFGSAAAASTGQGGFQFGSTGGFGSSGSSSGVFGFGAGAGSAAPATPAVSPAMSTLNAPTGGFSFGQTPSFNIGSANSSFTATPSGQNSIAGRKIKTAVRRRK